The genomic region CGGGCGACGACGACCCGGCGCTCCGGGCGGTGACGATCGACCAGTACGAGAAGGACCGGGACGCCGTCTACGAACTCCTCGCCTCCCGCTGGGGCGACACGCCCCCCTACAACCTGCAGACCGTCCTGCTGCGCACCGAGCGGGAGGAGATACCCCGGCCGTGGGCCGAGTTGAGCGAGTGCGCGAGCGTCGCGTACCTGTGGGAGGTGGAGGGCACCGGCCGCTGGGTCGCCGTGGCGGTCACCGACCGCGACACGTCGCGCGAGGTGCGGCTGCTGGCCCTGGTCACGGAGGCGGACCCGCCGTGAGCGATCAGCTCTCGGCGGCTTCCCGCAGCCGTGCGAACTCCTCGGCCATGGTCCCGGCCGTCCAGTGCGCGTTCAGCCCGCTCGGATTGGGCAGCACCCACACCCGCGTGTCCCCGATCATCCGGGATTGCGGCCCGACCCGGGCCTTCCGGTCGTCGAACGCGACGCGGTACGCGGTCACGCCGACCACGGCCAGCCAGCGCGGCCGCAGCCGCCCCACCTTCAGCGCGAGCAGCCGCCCGCCCTCCCGGTACTCCTCGGAGCTCAGCTCGTCGGCCCGAGCGGTCGGCCGCGCCACGACATTCGTGATGCCGAGCCCGTACGACAGCAACTCCTGCTGCTCGGACGGCCTCAGCAGCCGCGGCGTGAACCCGGAGCGGTGCAGCACCGGCCAGAAGCGGTTGCCCGGGCGGGCGAAGTGATGGCCCGTCGCGGCCGTCATCAGACCGGGATTTATGCCGCAGAACAGCACCCGCAGACCGTCCGCGACCACGTCCGGCACGACACGGTCGCGGGCGGCCTGAAGCTCCTCGGGCGTGAAACGGGGCATCGTGTGCGGCGGGTCAGAGGATCGCGCCGGGCGTGTAACCCGCGGCCTGGGGGTGCTGCTTCACGATCTCCTCGACCCGGGCGACGACGACGGCGACCTGGTCGCCCGCGGCGCCCGTGAACGACAGCTTGTCGGCCATCAGCGCGTCCAGCTCGGCGCGGTCGAGCGGAATGCGCTCGTCGGCGGCCAGCTTGTCCAGCAACTCGTTGCGCTCGGCGCCCTGCTCGCGCATCGCGAGCGCCGAGGCGACGGCGTTCTCCTTGATCGCCTCGTGCGCGAGCTCCCGGCCCACGCCCGCGCGCACGGCACCCATCAGCACCTTGGTGGTGGCGAGGAACGGCAGGTACCGGTCCAGCTCCCGGGCCACGACCGCGGGGAACGCGCCGAACTCGTCGAGCACCGTGAGGAACGTCTCCAGCAGGCCGTCCAGCGCGAAGAAGGCGTCCGGCAGCGCGACCCGGCGCACCACCGAGCAGGACACATCGCCCTCGTTCCACTGGTCGCCCGCCAGCTCGCCGGTCATCGAGGCGTAGCCGCGCAGGATCACCATCAGGCCGTTGACGCGCTCGCAGGAGCGGGTGTTCATCTTGTGCGGCATCGCCGAGGAGCCCACCTGGCCGGGCTTGAAGCCCTCCGTGACCAGCTCGTGCCCGGCCATCAGCCGGATCGTCTTCGCCAGCGACGACGGCGCGGCCGCCAGCTGCACCAGCGCGGTGACGACCTCGTAGTCCAGCGAGCGCGGGTAGACCTGGCCGACCGAGGTGAACGCCTGTGAGAAGCCCAGGTGCGTGGCGATCCGCTGCTCCAGCTCCGCGAGCTTCGCGGCGTCCCCGCCCAGCAGGTCCAGCATGTCCTGAGCGGTGCCGACCGGGCCCTTGATGCCGCGCAGCGGGTAGCGGCCCAGCAGCTCCTCGATCCGGCCGTAGGCGACGAGCAGCTCGTCGGTGGCGGTCGCGAAGCGCTTGCCGAGGGTGGTGGCCTGCGCGGCGACGTTGTGCGAGCGGCCGGCCATGACCAGCTCGCCGTACTCGCCGGCCAGCTTGCCCAGGCGGGCCAGGACGGCCACCGTGCGGTCGCGCATCAGCTCCAGCGAAAGGCGGATCTGGAGCTGCTCGACATTCTCGGTCAGGTCTCGGGAGGTCATGCCCTTGTGCACGTGCTCGTGCCCGGCGAGGGCGTTGAACTCCTCGATCCGCGCCTTCACGTCGTGCCGCGTGACCTTCTCGCGCTCGGCGATGGAGGCCAGGTCGACGGTGTCGAGCACACGCTCGTAGTCGGCGAGCGCCGCGTCCGGCACCTCGATCCCGAGGTCCTTCTGGGCCCGCAGCACGGCGAGCCAGAGCTGCCGCTCCAGCTTCACCTTCTGCTCGGGCGACCAGAGCGTGGCGAGTTCGGCGGAGGCGTAGCGTCCGGCGAGGACGTTCGGGATGCGGGGCTTGGCGGGAGCGGAAGTCACGTGGACGGATTCTACTGGCGATTCGTGCAGGCCAGCGCCGCGGGTGTCTTTGTCGGAACCTACGAGAGGGTTCTCGAGGCCATACCCCTGACCACGGTCCCGGGAACCGCCTACGCCAGGTCCTCGTACGGCAGCAGCTCGGGCCGCTTCGGCGGCAGGCCGTCGCCCGAGGAGCGGCCCGTCAGGCGGCGGCCGATCCAGGGCAGCAGGTGCTGCCGCGCGAACCGCAGGTCCGCCGCACGCCGCATGACCCAGCCGGGCGGCAGCGTCGTCGGCATCGGGGTGCGCCACTCGGTGTCCTCGGGCTCGTAGCCGAGCGCCTGCCACACCGCCTCCGCGACCCGGCGGTGGCCTTCGCCCGTCAGGTGCAGCCGGTCCACGTCCCACAGCCGCGGGTCGGCGAGCGAGGGCGCGTCGTACAGGTCGACGACGCTCGCGCCGTGCCGTGCGGCGAGCTCGTCGACGCAGGTGAACAGGTCCTCCATGCGCGGCCGGAACCGCTCCAGGACCGGGCCCCGGCGGGCCGGGCTGCGCATCAGCACGAGCTGCTTGCACGAAGGGGCCAGTCGCTCCACGGCCTCCTCCAGGAGTCCGCGCACCCGGCCCATGTCGCACTTCGGCCGCAGCGTGTCGTTGAGCCCGCCGACCAGGGTGACGACGTCGGCCTGCATGGCCGCCGCCACGTCCACCTGCTCGTCGACGATCTGCCGGATCAGCTTGCCGCGCACGGCGAGGTTGGCGTAGCGGAAGCCGGGCGTGCGGGCCGCCATCCGCGCGGCGAGGAGATCGGCCCAGCCCCGGTAGGTGCCGTCGGGCAACAGGTCCGACATGCCCTCGGTGAAGGAGTCGCCGACCGCGACGAGGCTGCTGTAGGTGGGGTTCGTGTCCATGGCGGCAGAAATAGTATCCCGTGCACATACCCAGCAGTCGGTCACCCACCCGGGAGCATCGGCGACCGGTTACTCACGCCCGCTGGCCGAACAGCTCCCGCAGCACGTCCTCCATGGTCACGAGGCCGGCCAGCCGGCCGTCCGCCCCGAGGACGGCCGCGAGGTGCGTCCGGCCGCCCCGCATCGCCGTGAGGACGTCGTCCAGCGGCGTGTGCTCCCGCACGCGCGCGATGGACCGCATGTCCCGCAGCCGGAACGGTACATCGCGCCCGGCGGCGTCCAGCGCGTCCTTCACATGCAGATAGCCGACGATCCGCCGCCCCTCGTCCACCACCGGGAAGCGGGAGAACCCGGACTCCGCCGACAGCCGCTCCAGCTCGTCCGCAGTGACGCCCACGCGCGCGTACACCACGCGTTCCAGCGGCAGCACCACGTCGCGCACCGGACGGCGGCCCAGCTCCAGCGCGTCGTGCAACCGCTCCTGGGCGCGGTCGTCGATGAGGCCGGCCTCGCTGGAGTCCTTCACGATCTGCGCTATCTCGGCGTCCGAGTAGGACGCGGCCACCTCCTCCCGCGCCTCCACGCGCAGCAGCTTCAGCAGGGCGTTGGCGAAGGCGTTCACCGTGAAGATCACCGGGCGCAGTGCCCGGGACAGCGTCACCAGGGGCGGGCCGAGCGTCAGCGCGCTGCGCACCGGCTCGGCGAGCGCGATGTTCTTCGGCACCATCTCGCCGAGCAGCATGTGCAGATACGTGGCCAGGGTCAGCGCGATCACGAA from Streptomyces chartreusis NRRL 3882 harbors:
- the mug gene encoding G/U mismatch-specific DNA glycosylase: MPRFTPEELQAARDRVVPDVVADGLRVLFCGINPGLMTAATGHHFARPGNRFWPVLHRSGFTPRLLRPSEQQELLSYGLGITNVVARPTARADELSSEEYREGGRLLALKVGRLRPRWLAVVGVTAYRVAFDDRKARVGPQSRMIGDTRVWVLPNPSGLNAHWTAGTMAEEFARLREAAES
- the purB gene encoding adenylosuccinate lyase is translated as MTSAPAKPRIPNVLAGRYASAELATLWSPEQKVKLERQLWLAVLRAQKDLGIEVPDAALADYERVLDTVDLASIAEREKVTRHDVKARIEEFNALAGHEHVHKGMTSRDLTENVEQLQIRLSLELMRDRTVAVLARLGKLAGEYGELVMAGRSHNVAAQATTLGKRFATATDELLVAYGRIEELLGRYPLRGIKGPVGTAQDMLDLLGGDAAKLAELEQRIATHLGFSQAFTSVGQVYPRSLDYEVVTALVQLAAAPSSLAKTIRLMAGHELVTEGFKPGQVGSSAMPHKMNTRSCERVNGLMVILRGYASMTGELAGDQWNEGDVSCSVVRRVALPDAFFALDGLLETFLTVLDEFGAFPAVVARELDRYLPFLATTKVLMGAVRAGVGRELAHEAIKENAVASALAMREQGAERNELLDKLAADERIPLDRAELDALMADKLSFTGAAGDQVAVVVARVEEIVKQHPQAAGYTPGAIL
- a CDS encoding SGNH/GDSL hydrolase family protein gives rise to the protein MDTNPTYSSLVAVGDSFTEGMSDLLPDGTYRGWADLLAARMAARTPGFRYANLAVRGKLIRQIVDEQVDVAAAMQADVVTLVGGLNDTLRPKCDMGRVRGLLEEAVERLAPSCKQLVLMRSPARRGPVLERFRPRMEDLFTCVDELAARHGASVVDLYDAPSLADPRLWDVDRLHLTGEGHRRVAEAVWQALGYEPEDTEWRTPMPTTLPPGWVMRRAADLRFARQHLLPWIGRRLTGRSSGDGLPPKRPELLPYEDLA
- a CDS encoding hemolysin family protein, with product MTAVQLLIGLATLVVNAFFVGAEFALISVRRSQIEPYADRGDRRAKSVLWGLEHVSALMAAAQLGITLCTLVLGVVAEPAIAHLLEPVFHAVGVPEGAGHAVSFVIALTLATYLHMLLGEMVPKNIALAEPVRSALTLGPPLVTLSRALRPVIFTVNAFANALLKLLRVEAREEVAASYSDAEIAQIVKDSSEAGLIDDRAQERLHDALELGRRPVRDVVLPLERVVYARVGVTADELERLSAESGFSRFPVVDEGRRIVGYLHVKDALDAAGRDVPFRLRDMRSIARVREHTPLDDVLTAMRGGRTHLAAVLGADGRLAGLVTMEDVLRELFGQRA